A single window of Syntrophales bacterium DNA harbors:
- a CDS encoding energy-coupling factor transporter transmembrane protein EcfT — protein MLDPRTKLLLAMGYAALTVASTSLIWSLAAGGILLLFIIVIGKTRFYLHWLRMALPMSLFFGAVVWWTADARIAAQAALKLLTLATVFFVFFSITLPDDLGNSLVKAGMPYVVAFVLSTSLQFVPIMSRRIRNVIDAQRARGIPLEPGWSALRHYPAFLGPILIQAFQMAEALAEAMEARGFGRSGRTFLKEYRMGIRDGLALAGGLFVLIACLLGRYGWR, from the coding sequence ATGCTTGATCCGCGCACCAAGCTGTTATTGGCCATGGGGTATGCCGCCCTCACCGTGGCGTCAACCAGTCTGATCTGGTCGCTCGCCGCAGGGGGAATTCTGTTGCTCTTCATCATTGTCATCGGTAAAACAAGATTCTATCTGCATTGGCTGCGGATGGCGCTGCCCATGTCGCTGTTCTTTGGCGCGGTCGTCTGGTGGACGGCGGATGCGCGGATTGCTGCGCAGGCGGCGCTAAAACTGCTGACGCTCGCTACGGTTTTTTTTGTCTTCTTCAGCATCACGCTTCCCGACGATTTGGGAAACTCGCTGGTTAAAGCCGGAATGCCGTATGTCGTCGCCTTTGTTCTGAGCACCTCCTTGCAGTTCGTGCCGATCATGAGCAGAAGGATAAGAAACGTCATAGACGCCCAGCGGGCCAGGGGAATCCCGCTGGAACCGGGATGGTCGGCCCTGCGGCATTACCCGGCGTTTTTAGGACCGATCCTGATTCAAGCGTTTCAGATGGCCGAGGCATTGGCCGAAGCGATGGAGGCGAGAGGATTTGGCCGCTCGGGGCGGACCTTCCTCAAAGAGTACCGGATGGGTATTCGGGATGGGCTGGCATTGGCCGGCGGCCTGTTTGTTTTGATCGCCTGCCTTCTGGGGCGGTATGGATGGAGATAG